From Helicobacter sp. MIT 05-5293, one genomic window encodes:
- a CDS encoding apolipoprotein N-acyltransferase: MLALQRFFKVCKVAFFEATFTPFSLRESKTYKPTLIWLSKSFLFAFCIMLSPYLQWFLESITMDYPRILASLVGLLGVVSILFTPKNRRFSVGFFVGILWFYWVGLGLRYFDMIFLIPLGTLFMGILVGFVFWIGLFCECLIVRFAFLMLLSFFEPLGFDWFILESFWFAYSYFGVDKLSFALIIVSVWLLITSHRYVKLIGIVCLLLALDKGTFQEVSPALPLKIKIIQTEVSQDIKNENLIRVVEENFAHIRHAALEGNDMVILPEAAFPFPLEKYKDIQKELETLSDSIAIVVGSLRLEVLDREEKYYNSTYIFDHGRMSAIDKVFLVPFGEELPLFLQPIVERFFQGIGGFSRGKGLGEFEIRGVRFQNAICYEGTSRQIYEKSPPFVVVTSNNAWFVPSIEPILQKNLMKYYARLYGSTILHATNLSPSAIITP, from the coding sequence ATGTTAGCCCTCCAACGTTTTTTCAAAGTATGCAAAGTCGCATTCTTTGAAGCTACTTTTACACCTTTCTCTCTTAGAGAGAGTAAAACCTACAAACCGACTTTAATTTGGCTCTCAAAGTCTTTCTTATTTGCCTTTTGTATAATGCTTTCGCCTTATTTACAATGGTTTTTAGAATCTATCACTATGGATTACCCCCGTATTTTAGCCTCTTTAGTAGGACTTTTGGGTGTAGTAAGCATACTTTTTACTCCCAAAAATAGACGCTTTAGTGTGGGATTTTTTGTGGGGATATTGTGGTTTTATTGGGTAGGGCTTGGGCTTAGATATTTTGATATGATTTTTTTAATACCGCTTGGAACGCTTTTTATGGGAATCTTAGTGGGATTTGTTTTTTGGATAGGTTTATTTTGTGAGTGCCTAATCGTGCGCTTTGCATTTTTGATGCTTTTGAGTTTTTTTGAACCATTAGGCTTTGATTGGTTTATTTTAGAAAGCTTTTGGTTTGCTTATAGCTATTTTGGTGTCGATAAATTGAGTTTTGCCTTGATTATTGTGTCGGTATGGTTGCTTATCACATCGCATCGATATGTCAAGCTCATAGGTATTGTGTGTTTGTTGTTAGCCTTAGATAAGGGGACATTTCAGGAAGTTTCACCCGCTTTACCTTTAAAAATTAAAATCATACAAACTGAAGTTTCCCAAGATATTAAAAATGAGAATCTGATAAGGGTGGTAGAGGAGAATTTTGCCCACATCAGACACGCTGCACTTGAGGGTAACGATATGGTTATATTGCCCGAAGCTGCTTTCCCTTTTCCCCTAGAAAAATATAAAGACATACAAAAAGAGCTAGAAACCCTTAGTGATTCTATTGCTATTGTCGTAGGCTCATTGCGTTTGGAAGTGCTTGATAGAGAGGAGAAATATTATAACAGCACTTATATTTTCGACCATGGTCGTATGTCGGCAATTGATAAAGTTTTCCTTGTGCCTTTTGGTGAAGAGCTTCCGTTGTTTTTGCAACCCATTGTCGAAAGATTTTTTCAAGGGATTGGCGGTTTTTCGCGAGGAAAGGGACTTGGTGAGTTTGAAATCAGGGGCGTGAGATTCCAAAATGCTATTTGTTACGAAGGGACAAGTCGGCAAATTTATGAAAAATCCCCTCCTTTTGTTGTCGTTACGAGCAATAACGCATGGTTTGTGCCTAGTATTGAGCCTATTTTGCAAAAAAATCTTATGAAATATTATGCGCGTTTGTATGGAAGCACAATTTTACACGCGACCAATCTTTCTCCGAGTGCTATTATCACACCTTGA
- the dapA gene encoding 4-hydroxy-tetrahydrodipicolinate synthase: MVLGAMSALITPFKNQEVDFETYEMLIKRQIKYGMDACVPVGTTGESATLTHKEHMECIQVAVEVCKGSQMKVLAGAGSNSTQEAIELARFAQKCGADALLCVTPYYNKPSQEGLYQHFKAVADSVEIPVMLYNVPSRTGVNIDIQTIKRLKKDVKNIYAIKEATGAMDRVVALGSEVSDLAILSGDDAINYPILANNGKGVISVTGNLFPQEIAQLTHSAIQGDMYQSYEINTKLYEINQILFCESNPIPIKASMFLSGLLKNLEYRLPLVPPSKENMAKIQKILEKYEVRL; encoded by the coding sequence ATGGTTTTAGGGGCTATGAGTGCCTTGATCACTCCTTTTAAGAATCAAGAGGTTGATTTTGAAACCTACGAGATGCTTATTAAGCGACAGATTAAATATGGAATGGACGCTTGTGTGCCTGTAGGAACGACAGGAGAATCTGCTACACTAACACATAAAGAACATATGGAGTGCATACAAGTTGCCGTAGAAGTGTGCAAGGGTAGTCAAATGAAAGTGCTTGCAGGTGCGGGGAGTAATTCTACTCAAGAAGCTATCGAACTTGCTCGTTTTGCTCAAAAATGCGGAGCTGATGCGTTATTGTGTGTAACACCTTATTATAATAAACCTTCTCAAGAGGGCTTATATCAGCATTTTAAGGCAGTTGCAGATTCTGTAGAAATACCCGTGATGCTTTATAATGTGCCTTCTCGCACGGGTGTAAATATTGACATTCAAACAATAAAACGATTAAAAAAAGATGTTAAGAATATTTATGCGATCAAAGAGGCTACGGGTGCAATGGATAGAGTTGTCGCTTTAGGGTCGGAGGTGTCAGATTTGGCAATTTTAAGCGGAGATGATGCGATTAATTATCCGATTCTTGCCAATAATGGAAAAGGCGTGATTTCTGTAACAGGCAATCTTTTTCCTCAAGAAATTGCTCAATTGACACATTCAGCGATACAAGGAGATATGTATCAAAGTTATGAAATCAACACAAAGCTTTATGAAATTAATCAAATTCTATTTTGCGAGAGTAACCCTATTCCTATTAAGGCAAGTATGTTTTTATCAGGATTGCTCAAAAATTTAGAATATCGTTTGCCATTAGTGCCACCTTCTAAGGAAAATATGGCTAAAATACAAAAAATTTTAGAAAAATACGAGGTAAGACTATGA
- the rplU gene encoding 50S ribosomal protein L21, which produces MYAIFKNGGKQYKVVEGSIVLLDKMNLEPKSKIELNEVLAIVDGDKTHIGTPFVKGAKIEAEVINEGRAKKVVTFKKRRRKDSKTKRGFRRDFTRVRIQKISV; this is translated from the coding sequence ATGTATGCAATATTTAAGAATGGAGGCAAACAATACAAGGTTGTTGAAGGAAGCATTGTGCTTTTGGATAAGATGAACCTTGAGCCAAAGTCAAAAATTGAGTTGAACGAAGTTTTAGCGATTGTCGATGGAGACAAAACTCATATCGGGACACCTTTTGTCAAAGGCGCAAAGATCGAAGCAGAGGTGATTAATGAGGGTAGGGCGAAAAAAGTCGTAACATTCAAAAAACGTCGTCGAAAAGATAGTAAAACCAAAAGAGGTTTTAGAAGAGATTTTACACGCGTGAGAATCCAAAAAATCAGTGTTTAA
- a CDS encoding quinone-dependent dihydroorotate dehydrogenase gives MSFYKAFSPYLFKLDPERAHSLAEWYLRRIAPLPLMQDILAARYCVVDERLRTQVAGMEFYNPVGLSAGFDKNGTMVKGLSSLGFGFLELGTITQAPQSGNSKPRLFRFVEEQSLQNAMGSNNQGSLEISKRLRKFYPYSIPLGINVGKNKVIAQSDSLKNYENVLLDFVDVGDYFVFNLSSPNTPNLRELQNVNFVQELFTMARSHTSKPLFVKLSPDMEAQKMLKVAEMSIASGASGIIATNTTIDYSLIEGAKDIGGISGLALREKSREFFEILSEAFFGKTTLISVGGINNAQEAYERIKLGASLIQVFSAMIFEGPSLCRSINQGLLECLERDGFAHINEALGKGIGIKKTKKTSSGKTNNKTEKPITQDSKTPAKRGRKPGSQTSKTQDTKSQSNDVVDATKSHRQKSETKMISGADSDKTKSHSPRVKKNTPKVEEVKSLDNKTSDQIQDNQSKVNE, from the coding sequence ATGTCATTTTATAAAGCTTTCTCCCCCTATTTGTTTAAGCTTGATCCCGAAAGGGCGCATTCTCTTGCAGAATGGTATTTGAGACGCATTGCACCGCTTCCGTTGATGCAAGATATACTTGCTGCTCGTTATTGCGTGGTTGATGAGCGATTACGCACACAGGTTGCGGGTATGGAATTTTATAATCCTGTGGGGTTGAGTGCGGGATTTGATAAAAATGGAACAATGGTTAAAGGATTATCGAGTTTAGGTTTTGGATTTCTTGAACTTGGCACGATTACACAAGCTCCACAATCTGGCAATTCTAAACCTCGGTTATTTCGCTTTGTTGAAGAGCAAAGTTTGCAAAATGCAATGGGTTCAAATAATCAAGGCTCTTTGGAGATTTCAAAACGTTTGCGTAAATTTTACCCTTATAGTATACCTTTGGGCATTAATGTAGGCAAAAATAAAGTGATCGCTCAAAGTGATTCATTGAAAAATTACGAAAATGTTTTGCTAGATTTTGTTGATGTGGGTGATTATTTTGTCTTCAATCTTTCTTCTCCCAATACTCCGAATCTAAGAGAATTGCAAAATGTGAATTTTGTCCAAGAACTTTTCACAATGGCGCGTTCTCACACTTCTAAGCCTTTATTTGTCAAACTTTCACCTGATATGGAAGCGCAAAAAATGCTTAAAGTCGCAGAGATGAGTATTGCAAGTGGTGCAAGTGGAATTATTGCGACAAACACGACTATAGATTATAGTCTGATTGAAGGCGCAAAAGATATTGGAGGGATTAGTGGGCTTGCTTTGAGAGAAAAGTCTCGAGAGTTTTTTGAGATTTTAAGTGAAGCGTTTTTTGGAAAAACGACTTTGATTTCTGTTGGTGGAATTAATAATGCACAAGAAGCTTATGAGCGCATTAAATTAGGGGCTTCGTTGATTCAAGTTTTTAGCGCAATGATTTTTGAAGGTCCAAGTCTGTGTCGTTCGATCAATCAAGGTTTGTTGGAATGTTTAGAAAGAGATGGTTTTGCTCATATCAATGAGGCTTTAGGGAAAGGGATAGGCATCAAAAAGACAAAAAAAACATCAAGTGGCAAAACAAACAATAAGACAGAAAAACCAATAACTCAAGATTCTAAAACTCCTGCTAAAAGAGGACGAAAGCCTGGAAGCCAAACTTCAAAAACTCAAGATACTAAAAGCCAATCAAATGATGTTGTTGATGCGACTAAATCTCATCGTCAAAAGAGTGAAACTAAAATGATAAGTGGTGCTGATTCTGATAAAACCAAATCACATTCTCCAAGAGTTAAAAAAAATACTCCAAAAGTCGAGGAAGTGAAATCACTGGACAATAAGACATCAGATCAGATTCAAGATAATCAATCAAAAGTGAATGAGTAA
- a CDS encoding ABC transporter ATP-binding protein has product MTLLNISHLNAHFAHSQRDFALRNVSLHINECEKVALVGESGSGKSMLAQLILRLSSQVSVQSGSILLNGENLLLLSESQMCQVRGMKIAYIPQEPLSSLNPLHKVGKQILEGYYLHTKQKYSKELQESLLNEALESVGLSKDIANAYPFELSGGQRQRVAIAMSVIHKPSLLICDEPTTALDAYIQKQILELLLSLNTQSAILFISHNLNIVKGFCDRVLVMKEGEIVESAPTQEIFTTPKHNYTKFLLDACVLPHKVESKTESAESTSHPSTDEILNVDSFSVGVRERKFFCSKWKPLVQDVSFSLSHGQIIGIAGASGSGKSSLALGMLGLLEIQGKMRVGKHSLHTPKDFRAIRRDVGIVFQDPFASLSPRLSIMEIIAEGLEIYQDTKTDIAQKVEWALESVGLSKDIANVYPFELSGGQRQRVAIARAIVLQPRVLILDEPTSALDKSSQKMVLNLLLELQKSLKMSYVFITHDLEILYHLSDKILILHHGRVVESGESKKIFQNPQSAYAKMLIESSLDLTLPK; this is encoded by the coding sequence ATGACGCTTTTAAATATTTCTCATCTTAATGCCCATTTTGCCCATAGCCAACGCGACTTTGCATTACGCAATGTGTCTTTACATATCAATGAATGTGAAAAAGTCGCGCTTGTTGGAGAATCTGGATCGGGCAAAAGTATGCTTGCGCAGTTGATTTTGCGCTTGTCATCGCAAGTAAGTGTGCAAAGCGGGTCGATTCTCCTTAATGGAGAAAATTTGCTTTTGTTGAGTGAGTCGCAAATGTGTCAAGTGAGGGGTATGAAAATCGCCTATATTCCACAAGAACCGCTCTCAAGTCTGAATCCTCTCCATAAAGTTGGCAAACAGATTCTCGAAGGTTACTACTTGCATACTAAACAAAAATACAGCAAGGAGTTACAAGAAAGCCTACTCAATGAGGCTTTAGAATCTGTAGGGCTTTCAAAAGATATAGCCAATGCGTATCCTTTTGAGCTAAGTGGTGGGCAAAGGCAACGCGTAGCGATTGCGATGAGTGTCATTCATAAGCCCTCTTTGTTGATTTGTGATGAGCCAACGACAGCACTTGATGCGTATATTCAAAAACAGATTCTCGAGCTTTTGCTCTCTCTTAATACTCAAAGTGCGATTTTATTTATCAGTCATAATTTAAATATTGTGAAAGGATTTTGCGATAGGGTGCTTGTGATGAAAGAGGGAGAAATTGTAGAATCTGCCCCTACACAAGAGATTTTCACGACACCTAAGCATAATTATACGAAATTTTTGCTTGATGCTTGTGTATTGCCACACAAAGTAGAATCAAAGACAGAATCTGCAGAATCTACCTCCCACCCCTCAACCGATGAGATTCTTAATGTCGATTCTTTCAGTGTGGGCGTGCGTGAGCGCAAGTTTTTTTGCTCCAAGTGGAAACCATTGGTGCAAGATGTGAGCTTTAGTTTGTCTCATGGTCAAATTATTGGTATTGCTGGAGCTTCAGGAAGTGGAAAATCAAGCCTTGCATTAGGTATGCTGGGGCTTTTAGAGATACAAGGCAAGATGCGTGTAGGGAAACATTCTCTCCATACTCCAAAAGATTTTCGCGCGATTCGTAGAGATGTGGGTATTGTTTTCCAAGATCCTTTTGCATCTCTTAGCCCGCGTTTAAGTATAATGGAAATTATCGCGGAGGGTTTGGAGATTTATCAAGATACAAAGACAGATATTGCGCAAAAGGTTGAGTGGGCTTTAGAATCTGTAGGGCTTTCAAAGGATATAGCCAATGTGTATCCCTTTGAGCTAAGCGGTGGGCAAAGGCAACGCGTAGCAATTGCAAGGGCGATTGTCTTACAACCTCGTGTTTTGATTCTCGATGAACCCACCTCTGCCCTTGATAAAAGTTCGCAAAAAATGGTGCTTAATTTGCTTTTGGAGCTCCAAAAATCGCTCAAAATGAGTTATGTGTTTATCACGCATGATTTGGAGATTCTGTATCATTTGAGTGATAAGATTCTGATTTTGCACCATGGGCGCGTGGTGGAGAGTGGAGAGAGTAAAAAAATCTTTCAGAATCCCCAAAGTGCTTATGCGAAAATGCTTATAGAATCTTCTTTAGATTTGACTTTGCCCAAATAA
- a CDS encoding enoyl-ACP reductase: MKNSQDSTTSYMKDKTLVVSGATRGIGKAILYKFAQNGVNVAFTYNRNEEEAKKIASDVESRYGIKARYYPLNVLEPEQYSELFKKIDEDFSRVDFFVSNAIIYGKSVAGGFAPFMRLKPRGLNNIYTATVLAFVVGAQEAAKRMKELGGGAIVSLSSTGNLVYMPNYAGHGNSKNAVETMVKYAATELGEWGIRVNAVSGGPIDTDALKAFPDYAQVKAKVEEESPLNRMGTPEDLAGAVFFLCDNTQSAWLTGQTIVIDGGTTFK, translated from the coding sequence ATGAAAAATTCTCAAGATTCAACCACAAGCTATATGAAAGATAAAACATTAGTAGTTAGTGGTGCTACCCGTGGGATCGGAAAGGCAATATTGTATAAATTTGCACAAAATGGTGTGAATGTGGCTTTTACTTATAATCGTAATGAAGAAGAGGCAAAAAAGATTGCTTCAGATGTAGAAAGTAGATACGGAATTAAAGCAAGATACTATCCGCTCAATGTCTTAGAGCCAGAGCAATATAGTGAATTGTTTAAGAAAATTGATGAGGATTTTTCTCGTGTTGATTTTTTTGTGTCTAATGCAATTATTTATGGGAAAAGTGTAGCAGGAGGATTTGCTCCTTTTATGCGTTTGAAACCTCGCGGGCTTAATAATATCTATACTGCAACCGTGCTTGCTTTTGTCGTAGGTGCTCAAGAAGCTGCAAAACGTATGAAAGAGCTAGGAGGCGGGGCAATCGTTTCTCTTAGTTCTACAGGGAATCTTGTGTATATGCCTAATTACGCTGGGCATGGGAATTCTAAAAATGCAGTAGAAACAATGGTTAAATACGCAGCCACAGAATTAGGAGAGTGGGGGATTCGAGTAAATGCAGTGAGTGGAGGACCTATTGATACCGATGCTTTGAAAGCTTTTCCTGATTATGCGCAAGTAAAAGCCAAGGTTGAAGAAGAATCGCCTCTTAATCGTATGGGGACACCTGAAGATTTAGCCGGAGCAGTATTTTTCCTTTGCGATAATACGCAAAGTGCATGGCTTACAGGGCAAACGATTGTGATTGATGGTGGCACTACTTTTAAGTAA
- the rpmA gene encoding 50S ribosomal protein L27, with translation MAHKKGQGSTQNNRDSAGRRLGVKKFGSQFVRAGNIIVRQRGTKVHPGNNVGLGKDHTIYALIDGIVLFQQKDKNRKKVSVVPVS, from the coding sequence ATGGCACACAAGAAAGGTCAAGGTAGCACCCAGAATAATAGAGATTCTGCAGGACGTCGCTTAGGCGTTAAGAAGTTTGGTTCACAATTCGTGCGTGCAGGAAATATTATTGTCCGACAAAGAGGCACAAAAGTGCACCCCGGTAATAATGTTGGCTTAGGCAAGGATCATACGATTTATGCTTTGATTGACGGGATTGTATTATTCCAACAAAAAGATAAGAATCGTAAAAAAGTCTCTGTTGTCCCTGTTTCTTAA
- the obgE gene encoding GTPase ObgE, whose translation MFVDSVDIFIASGKGGPGEVSFRREKYVLQGGPDGGDGGDGGDVYMEVDNNTDTLSRFRGAKHYKAKNGQPGRSRRCSGKKGEDIIIKVPLGTQVLDYQSGELIVDMDIYPKSVCLLKGGKGGLGNAHFKNSTNQAPTYAQSGIKGIERHITLELKLIADVGLVGYPNVGKSTLISVLSNAKPQIANYAFTTIVPNLGVVDIDEYSSFVMADIPGIIDGASEGKGLGIEFLKHIERNKVLLFVLDATQDVCMQFESLRIELKHFNPNLLERPFGIVLSKCDIVSKEALSFSLTALHNQFAQMIESQEDEVWLSSSFDTQSSHFSVILPKDTPCFIMTISSATSYHITLLKNYLAQILKYTTK comes from the coding sequence ATGTTTGTTGATAGTGTAGATATTTTTATCGCTTCGGGCAAGGGCGGTCCGGGAGAAGTCAGTTTCCGTAGAGAGAAATATGTCTTGCAAGGCGGTCCTGATGGTGGCGATGGTGGCGATGGTGGCGATGTTTATATGGAAGTGGATAATAATACTGACACACTTTCGAGATTCCGCGGAGCAAAGCATTATAAGGCTAAAAATGGACAGCCCGGTCGCTCAAGGCGATGCAGTGGAAAAAAGGGTGAAGATATTATCATCAAAGTTCCGCTAGGAACACAAGTTCTTGACTATCAAAGCGGTGAGTTGATAGTCGATATGGATATTTATCCAAAGTCTGTGTGCCTGCTTAAAGGTGGCAAGGGCGGATTGGGTAATGCACATTTTAAAAATTCGACCAATCAAGCTCCTACTTATGCTCAAAGTGGAATCAAAGGGATTGAGCGACATATTACCTTAGAGTTAAAGCTTATTGCTGATGTGGGGCTTGTAGGGTATCCTAATGTTGGTAAATCAACACTTATTTCAGTGCTTTCTAATGCAAAACCTCAAATCGCAAATTATGCTTTTACAACCATTGTGCCAAATCTTGGTGTTGTGGATATAGATGAGTATTCTTCATTTGTTATGGCTGATATTCCCGGAATCATTGATGGGGCAAGCGAAGGTAAAGGATTAGGGATAGAGTTTTTGAAGCATATTGAGCGCAATAAAGTTTTATTGTTTGTTCTTGATGCGACACAAGATGTATGTATGCAGTTTGAATCTTTGCGTATAGAGCTGAAACATTTTAATCCAAACCTTTTAGAGCGTCCTTTTGGGATTGTGCTAAGCAAATGTGATATTGTGAGTAAAGAAGCATTAAGCTTTTCACTGACTGCTTTGCATAATCAGTTTGCCCAAATGATAGAATCTCAAGAAGATGAAGTATGGCTTTCATCATCTTTTGATACCCAATCAAGCCATTTTTCAGTAATATTGCCTAAAGATACGCCTTGTTTTATTATGACTATCTCAAGTGCAACTTCTTATCATATAACATTATTAAAAAATTACTTAGCGCAGATTCTGAAATACACAACAAAATAA
- a CDS encoding pitrilysin family protein: MGLVNTPILPSSLQPLTASKVSSSLPQHYSEILDNQLQVVAVPLRNGSGVIQTSVFYKVGSRNEIMGKSGIAHMLEHLSFKSTKNLKAGQFDEIVKGFGGVNNASTSFDYTHYYIQSSKGNMDKSLELFAELMANLTLDDAEFQPERNVVAEERLWRTDNSPMGYLYFRFFNTAFTYHPYHWTPIGFMEDIKGWNIEDIRAFYKTYYQPQNAIVLVSGDIEPDEVFKSAKKHFASIKNNTKSIPQVSAKEPKQDGVRRVILKKDSQVEFLAMGYKIPNYLSEDQVALNAIGEILSAGKSSLFQKELVDKQQIATSAYAYSMDMKDEGIFFLTATAQQGIKAEKIEEEILKLLEDLKQGKITQEELEKIKINTKASFIYGLESASDVANVFGSYLVRGSIKPLLEYEHNISELTIQKIQDVANKYFVEDQLSVVILKDRS, encoded by the coding sequence ATGGGTTTAGTAAATACGCCTATATTACCATCTTCATTGCAGCCTTTGACTGCTTCAAAGGTTTCTTCTTCTTTGCCTCAACATTATAGTGAGATTCTTGACAATCAGCTTCAAGTTGTTGCTGTGCCTTTGCGCAATGGGAGTGGTGTGATTCAGACAAGTGTTTTTTATAAGGTAGGCAGTCGTAATGAAATAATGGGTAAAAGCGGAATTGCGCATATGCTTGAACATTTGAGTTTTAAATCCACAAAGAATCTAAAAGCTGGTCAGTTTGATGAGATTGTTAAGGGTTTTGGTGGTGTGAATAATGCTTCAACAAGCTTTGATTATACGCATTATTATATCCAATCAAGCAAAGGCAATATGGACAAGTCTTTAGAGCTTTTTGCGGAGCTTATGGCTAACCTTACTTTAGATGATGCTGAATTTCAGCCAGAACGTAATGTCGTGGCAGAAGAACGACTATGGCGCACAGATAATTCACCAATGGGGTATTTATATTTTCGTTTTTTTAATACAGCTTTTACTTATCATCCTTATCATTGGACACCCATTGGTTTTATGGAAGACATTAAGGGTTGGAATATTGAGGATATTCGTGCATTTTATAAGACTTATTATCAGCCACAAAATGCTATTGTTCTTGTGAGTGGTGATATTGAACCTGATGAAGTTTTTAAGAGTGCAAAAAAACATTTTGCTTCTATTAAGAACAATACAAAAAGTATCCCACAAGTTAGTGCAAAAGAACCCAAACAAGATGGTGTGCGAAGAGTGATTCTCAAAAAAGACTCTCAAGTCGAATTTCTAGCAATGGGCTATAAGATTCCTAATTATTTGAGTGAAGATCAAGTCGCATTGAATGCGATTGGTGAGATTCTAAGTGCGGGCAAATCAAGTCTTTTTCAAAAAGAACTTGTCGATAAACAGCAGATTGCTACAAGTGCATATGCGTATAGTATGGATATGAAAGATGAAGGCATATTTTTTCTTACCGCTACAGCCCAGCAAGGCATCAAGGCTGAAAAAATTGAAGAAGAGATTTTAAAACTCCTTGAGGATTTGAAACAAGGAAAGATAACCCAAGAAGAATTGGAAAAAATTAAAATTAACACAAAAGCAAGCTTTATTTATGGTTTAGAGAGTGCTTCAGATGTGGCAAATGTATTTGGGAGTTATTTAGTGCGTGGAAGTATTAAACCTCTTTTAGAATATGAGCATAATATCAGTGAATTGACAATTCAAAAGATTCAAGATGTTGCAAATAAATATTTTGTAGAAGATCAATTAAGTGTTGTGATTCTCAAGGATAGGAGCTAA
- a CDS encoding M23 family metallopeptidase: MKHILRFILFLSCFYVFSFADTKPLAPNSAYNGTVFIYQSDEALPLTYDKKSIRYISHPKNPNAKIAFVPVGYYEKNAKILKSKGKDYFTIKILQKDYPKETITVAPDKVSYSNEVAQRIEKEKNDIVKVYHTYTKGRLWDKPFIKPLDSVITSPYGSARVFNNTIKSYHGGTDFRAVTGTPIKASNDGIVALVQDRYLSGKSIVINHGEGLYSVYFHLDSFDVKVGDKVKRGQVIAKSGGTGRVSGPHLHFGIVINGTNVDSLDFVQQTQNLFK, encoded by the coding sequence ATGAAACACATTTTGCGATTTATTTTATTTCTCTCTTGTTTTTATGTTTTCAGTTTTGCAGACACAAAACCTCTTGCGCCCAATAGTGCGTATAATGGCACGGTTTTTATTTACCAATCCGATGAAGCCTTGCCCCTAACCTATGATAAAAAATCCATTCGCTACATCTCTCACCCCAAGAATCCAAATGCAAAAATCGCCTTTGTGCCTGTAGGTTATTATGAAAAAAATGCCAAGATTCTCAAATCCAAAGGCAAAGATTACTTCACTATCAAAATCCTACAAAAAGACTATCCGAAAGAAACAATCACCGTTGCACCAGATAAAGTAAGCTATTCAAACGAAGTTGCGCAACGCATCGAAAAAGAAAAAAATGACATTGTCAAAGTTTATCACACCTACACCAAAGGTCGCTTATGGGATAAGCCTTTCATTAAACCACTAGATTCTGTCATCACAAGCCCTTATGGAAGTGCGAGAGTTTTTAACAACACAATCAAAAGCTATCATGGAGGGACAGACTTCCGTGCTGTAACAGGCACACCCATTAAGGCAAGTAATGATGGCATTGTCGCACTTGTCCAAGATCGATACCTTTCAGGTAAAAGTATTGTCATTAATCATGGGGAGGGGCTTTATAGTGTCTATTTTCACCTTGATAGTTTTGATGTGAAGGTAGGAGACAAAGTCAAGCGAGGACAAGTTATCGCGAAAAGCGGTGGGACAGGGAGAGTAAGCGGTCCTCATTTGCATTTTGGAATCGTCATCAATGGCACAAATGTCGATAGTCTCGATTTTGTCCAACAAACACAGAATCTCTTCAAATGA